A portion of the Salminus brasiliensis chromosome 9, fSalBra1.hap2, whole genome shotgun sequence genome contains these proteins:
- the asip2b gene encoding agouti-signaling protein 2b has product MAGRHWLCLWFCFVVHSVAETHKKHENDAVHHHSAASVGTAGAWNQDKPKRLFARTRYLPSQQLHMQRPKSEPMGAAPVPVRRCAGLMESCSGRIPCCEPCASCHCRLFNTICHCWRLGSCSRKT; this is encoded by the exons ATGGCTGGGAGACACTGGCTCTGCCTGTGGTTCTGCTTTGTCGTTCATTCCGTCGCAGAAACGCACAAAAAGCACGAAAACGACGCGGTTCACCATCACTCCGCCGCCTCCGTCGGTACAG ctg GTGCATGGAATCAGGACAAACCTAAGAGGCTCTTCGCCAGGACACGCTACCTGCCTTCACAGCAGCTCCACATGCAG AGACCCAAATCCGAGCCGATGGGTGCGGCCCCTGTCCCGGTACGTCGCTGTGCAGGCCTGATGGAGAGCTGCTCTGGACGCATCCCCTGCTGTGAGCCCTGCGCCTCTTGCCACTGTCGACTATTTAACACGATCTGCCACTGCTGGAGGCTGGGAAGCTGCTCCAGAAAGACCTAA